One region of Yersinia bercovieri ATCC 43970 genomic DNA includes:
- the cdd gene encoding cytidine deaminase — protein sequence MQARFHAPWAELPAALQSALEPILSANDFPAMLTAEQVKTVKEISELDDDTLAFALLPLAAACALTPISHFMVGAIARGKSGNLYFGANMEFSGAPLQQTIHAEQCAVTHAWLRGETGLVSITVNYTPCGHCRQFMNELNSGTDLHIHLPGRPASTLGQYLPDAFGPKDLAITTLLMDPVDHGYSVAATDPLTQAALHGANHSHAPYSLSHSGVAVELADGTIYTGRYAENAAFNPSLPPLQAALILANLSGKDCAAIRRAVLVEGNNAILSQWDATHATLAALGCSEVNRVTF from the coding sequence ATGCAAGCACGTTTTCACGCCCCTTGGGCTGAGCTGCCCGCTGCACTGCAATCCGCACTTGAACCTATTCTGAGCGCAAACGATTTCCCTGCCATGCTGACCGCCGAGCAAGTGAAAACGGTAAAAGAGATCAGTGAGTTAGATGACGATACACTGGCTTTTGCACTACTGCCCCTGGCTGCTGCTTGCGCACTCACGCCCATATCCCACTTTATGGTCGGGGCCATTGCGCGCGGGAAAAGCGGCAATCTCTATTTCGGTGCCAATATGGAGTTCAGCGGCGCGCCATTGCAGCAAACCATCCATGCTGAGCAGTGTGCGGTCACTCACGCCTGGCTACGTGGTGAAACCGGTCTGGTGTCCATTACCGTCAATTACACGCCTTGTGGCCACTGCCGCCAGTTTATGAATGAGCTAAACAGTGGCACTGATTTGCATATTCATCTGCCAGGTCGCCCTGCGTCTACACTGGGCCAATATCTACCGGATGCCTTCGGCCCGAAAGATCTGGCGATCACCACCCTGCTAATGGACCCGGTGGATCACGGTTACTCGGTGGCAGCAACCGATCCTCTGACACAAGCCGCACTTCATGGTGCCAACCATAGCCATGCGCCTTACAGCCTTTCTCACAGTGGTGTTGCCGTCGAACTGGCTGATGGCACGATTTATACTGGCCGTTATGCTGAAAACGCGGCGTTCAACCCGAGCCTGCCGCCACTGCAAGCCGCATTGATTTTAGCGAATCTGTCCGGCAAAGATTGTGCTGCTATTCGCCGCGCAGTGCTGGTGGAAGGTAATAACGCGATTTTAAGTCAGTGGGATGCTACTCATGCAACACTCGCGGCCTTAGGTTGCTCAGAGGTCAACCGCGTCACTTTTTAA
- a CDS encoding CidB/LrgB family autolysis modulator translates to MISNLWWSLPLTLIVFFAARYLARWLKMPLLNPLLISMVVIIPLLLVTQMPYANYFAGSKILNDLLQPAVVALAFPLYEQLHQIRARWKSIITICFIGSITAMVSGTAVALWMGATPEIAASVLPKSVTTPIAMAVAESIHGLPAISAVCVIFVGILGAVFGHSLLNLLKITTKASRGLAMGTASHALGTARCAELDYQEGAFSSLALVICGIITSLVAPFLFPVLLHLFG, encoded by the coding sequence ATGATCAGCAACTTATGGTGGTCACTGCCACTGACCTTAATTGTCTTCTTCGCTGCCCGCTATCTGGCCCGCTGGCTAAAAATGCCGCTGCTTAACCCATTACTGATATCTATGGTTGTGATCATTCCATTACTGTTGGTCACACAGATGCCCTACGCCAACTATTTTGCTGGCAGCAAAATCCTAAATGACCTGCTACAACCGGCGGTGGTGGCATTGGCTTTCCCGCTGTACGAACAGTTGCATCAAATTCGCGCGCGCTGGAAATCCATCATAACCATCTGTTTTATAGGCAGTATTACTGCCATGGTGAGTGGCACCGCCGTGGCCCTGTGGATGGGGGCGACACCCGAAATTGCCGCGTCAGTATTGCCTAAATCGGTGACGACCCCCATCGCCATGGCGGTGGCCGAATCTATTCATGGTTTGCCGGCTATCAGTGCGGTATGTGTGATTTTCGTCGGTATTCTGGGGGCGGTATTTGGTCACAGCTTGCTGAATTTATTGAAAATCACCACTAAAGCCTCGCGAGGTTTGGCGATGGGGACGGCTTCCCATGCTCTGGGTACCGCCCGCTGTGCGGAGTTGGATTATCAGGAGGGGGCGTTCAGCTCGCTGGCACTGGTTATCTGCGGGATTATCACCTCTCTGGTGGCGCCGTTCTTATTCCCAGTGCTACTACATTTGTTTGGCTGA
- a CDS encoding CidA/LrgA family protein, with product MRNVISLCWQYLRAFAIIYLCLWVGKFVALLLPITIPGSIIGMLILFTLLASQILPSSWVKPGCRILIRYMALLFVPIGVGVMQYYDQLTKQFGPIVVSCFVSTLIVMLVVAYSSHYVHRERKVIGSPTHTEDDK from the coding sequence ATGCGCAATGTGATTTCACTTTGCTGGCAGTACTTACGGGCTTTCGCCATTATTTACCTCTGCCTATGGGTCGGTAAATTTGTCGCCTTGCTACTGCCCATCACCATCCCCGGCAGTATCATCGGTATGCTGATTCTGTTTACCCTGCTTGCATCGCAAATCTTGCCCTCAAGCTGGGTCAAGCCCGGTTGCCGCATACTGATCCGCTACATGGCGCTGCTGTTTGTCCCAATCGGTGTCGGCGTGATGCAGTATTACGATCAACTTACCAAGCAATTCGGCCCCATTGTCGTCTCCTGCTTTGTCAGCACCCTGATCGTGATGTTAGTGGTGGCGTATAGCTCACATTATGTCCACCGCGAGCGCAAAGTTATCGGCTCTCCAACCCATACGGAGGATGACAAATGA
- a CDS encoding MFS transporter: MKGFPSRVTNLLIASLVLTIGRAVTLPFITIYLAEHFQLAPDKVGLVLGASLTLGIFTSLYGGYLVDKFNKKQLILLAITLFAATFFTLPWVEHPAWIILILALLHSAYSVYGIAIKACFADWLPVNERIKAFSANYTLVNVGWAVGPALGVLVVNIGPQVPFIISGALALLVAITLKFRISSADMSAAKSTLTEPAPDFRQTFRILRHDKRLIYFTLGGMFSAIVFGQFSGYLSQYLITVADAQFAYQVIGAVMTVNAVIVITLQYLLSRRMNQQNLMRWLMLGTLFFIIGLLGFMAAQDSIPLWMLAMAIFSLGEIIVIPVEYLFIDFIAPANLKGSYYGAQNLGQLGGAVNPVLCGFLLAYAAPQMMFYMLIIAAILGLAFFYRGYLLAKAPAAGHQQNQS, translated from the coding sequence ATGAAAGGATTTCCCTCACGTGTCACCAATCTGCTGATTGCTTCGCTGGTGTTAACCATTGGTCGAGCCGTTACCCTGCCCTTTATCACCATCTATCTTGCTGAGCATTTTCAATTGGCACCGGATAAAGTTGGGCTAGTGCTAGGGGCGAGTTTGACATTGGGTATTTTCACCAGCCTCTATGGCGGCTATCTGGTGGATAAATTCAACAAAAAACAGTTGATCTTGCTGGCAATCACACTGTTTGCAGCCACCTTCTTTACGCTGCCGTGGGTAGAACATCCCGCCTGGATTATCTTGATATTGGCCCTGCTGCACTCAGCTTACTCGGTCTATGGCATTGCCATTAAAGCCTGCTTTGCCGACTGGCTGCCGGTCAACGAACGCATCAAAGCCTTTTCTGCCAACTACACGCTAGTTAATGTCGGTTGGGCGGTCGGCCCGGCATTAGGGGTGTTAGTGGTCAATATCGGCCCGCAAGTGCCATTTATCATTTCAGGCGCGCTGGCATTGCTGGTTGCCATCACCCTAAAATTCAGGATTAGCAGCGCTGATATGTCAGCCGCTAAATCGACACTGACAGAACCTGCACCTGATTTTCGCCAAACATTCCGCATCTTGCGCCACGATAAGCGACTGATTTACTTCACCCTCGGCGGCATGTTTAGCGCGATTGTCTTTGGCCAATTCTCCGGATATTTATCGCAATATCTGATTACCGTTGCCGATGCCCAATTCGCCTATCAGGTGATTGGGGCGGTCATGACCGTGAATGCCGTGATTGTGATCACTCTGCAATACCTATTGAGCCGCCGCATGAATCAGCAGAATTTAATGCGCTGGTTGATGCTCGGCACCCTGTTCTTTATCATCGGCTTGCTTGGGTTTATGGCCGCTCAGGACTCGATCCCATTATGGATGCTGGCAATGGCGATCTTCTCATTGGGCGAAATTATTGTTATTCCGGTCGAGTACTTGTTTATCGATTTTATTGCGCCAGCGAATCTTAAAGGCAGTTACTATGGGGCGCAGAATCTCGGTCAACTAGGCGGAGCCGTTAACCCCGTGCTTTGTGGTTTTTTGTTAGCCTATGCTGCGCCGCAGATGATGTTCTATATGCTGATTATCGCGGCTATTCTGGGACTGGCCTTCTTCTATCGCGGTTATCTGCTGGCTAAAGCACCCGCTGCTGGCCACCAGCAGAATCAGTCGTGA
- a CDS encoding LVIVD repeat-containing protein: MATQVTLPTPEYSRNMRLIGHSDQGGKPDGVQVMVHRGYAYVGHMVSQGVSIIDVRDAKNPRPAGFIAAPANTWNVHLQAHDDLLLVINARDLFADASFAEEKVYYTRSVAQTVSTRQEGRNWSAGLRIFDISTPDKPREISFLPLDGIGIHRIWYVGGRWAYVSALLDGYSDYIFLTIDLADPQNPEVAGRYALPGMHTAAGEQASWPEGKRYALHHAIISGDTAYGSWRDGGLTLLDVSDRHAPKLISHRNWSPPFGGGTHTALPLPDRDLLVVLDEAVLDNQEDGEKHIWLFDIREPSNPVSISTFPQPDERDYVKKGAHFGPHNLHENRPGSFISSSLIFATYQNAGVRAYDISNPYQPKETGALVPAAPEKMMDKRPGRPQVIQSCDVFVDAQGIIYSTDYNGGLSIIEYLG, from the coding sequence ATGGCAACGCAAGTAACCTTGCCGACACCAGAATACAGCCGCAATATGCGGCTGATTGGTCATAGTGATCAGGGCGGCAAACCAGATGGTGTGCAGGTAATGGTACATCGTGGCTACGCCTATGTCGGCCATATGGTGTCACAAGGAGTATCGATTATTGATGTCCGGGACGCGAAAAATCCGCGCCCTGCCGGTTTTATCGCCGCACCCGCCAATACCTGGAATGTACACTTACAGGCCCATGATGACCTGCTACTGGTGATTAATGCCCGCGACCTGTTTGCTGACGCCAGTTTTGCCGAAGAGAAGGTCTATTACACCCGCTCGGTGGCACAGACCGTCAGCACCCGTCAGGAGGGCCGTAACTGGAGCGCCGGATTACGTATTTTTGATATTTCGACACCAGATAAACCGCGCGAAATCAGCTTCTTGCCACTTGATGGCATCGGCATTCACCGCATCTGGTACGTCGGTGGGCGCTGGGCCTATGTCTCTGCGCTACTCGATGGTTACAGTGATTATATCTTCCTGACCATTGATCTGGCTGACCCACAAAACCCCGAGGTTGCAGGTCGTTATGCGCTACCCGGTATGCATACTGCCGCCGGTGAACAAGCCAGCTGGCCGGAGGGTAAACGCTACGCACTGCATCATGCCATTATCAGTGGTGACACCGCCTATGGTAGTTGGCGCGATGGTGGACTGACCCTATTAGATGTCAGTGATCGGCACGCGCCCAAACTGATTAGTCATCGTAACTGGAGCCCCCCTTTTGGCGGTGGCACCCATACCGCGCTGCCGCTACCCGACCGCGACCTGCTTGTAGTGCTGGATGAGGCGGTGCTGGATAATCAGGAAGATGGTGAGAAGCATATCTGGCTATTTGACATTCGCGAGCCAAGCAATCCGGTGAGTATCTCGACATTCCCGCAACCCGATGAGCGGGATTATGTGAAAAAAGGTGCACATTTTGGCCCACATAACCTACACGAAAACCGCCCGGGTAGTTTTATCAGCTCATCACTGATTTTTGCCACTTATCAGAATGCCGGTGTCCGCGCTTATGACATCAGCAACCCCTATCAGCCGAAGGAGACCGGCGCTTTGGTGCCCGCCGCACCGGAAAAAATGATGGATAAACGCCCTGGTCGCCCACAAGTCATTCAGTCATGTGATGTATTTGTTGATGCACAAGGGATTATCTACAGCACCGATTATAATGGTGGGTTATCAATCATCGAGTACTTAGGTTAA
- a CDS encoding sugar ABC transporter substrate-binding protein, protein MKKIASPLLALSLLTALPVFAADTATLAPIPDAIAKHPGQIKIAVIRNLGSDDNTTQFLSGVLKEGKKLGFKVDTFLSNGDDARFQDFVNQAISQKYDGIILSQGRDPYSTELVKRIAASGIAVSVFDTAIQGEIPGLTVTQQDDASLTNESFGQLVKDFNGKANIIKLWVAGFPPMERRQAAYQTLLKQNPGINELESIGAVSSDVQGDTANKVGAVLAKYPKGKIDAIWGTWDAFSQGAYKALQENGRTEIKLYSIDISNQDLQLMREANSPWKVSVAVDPKLIGAVNLRLIAKKIAGEATPASYEFRAASIPQALLASQPGPVNVAGLSKIIPGWGQSDDFNSPWFATLAAKNAQ, encoded by the coding sequence ATGAAAAAAATTGCTTCCCCATTACTGGCCCTGAGCCTGCTGACGGCACTGCCGGTATTCGCTGCGGACACCGCCACATTAGCCCCAATCCCTGATGCTATCGCCAAACATCCAGGGCAGATTAAGATCGCGGTGATCCGTAATTTGGGTTCCGACGACAACACCACACAGTTTCTCTCTGGCGTGTTGAAAGAGGGCAAAAAGCTCGGTTTCAAGGTGGATACCTTCCTGAGCAATGGTGATGACGCCCGTTTTCAGGACTTCGTGAACCAAGCTATCAGCCAAAAATATGACGGCATTATTCTTTCTCAAGGCCGTGATCCTTACTCAACTGAGCTGGTGAAGCGCATTGCGGCCAGCGGCATCGCCGTCTCGGTGTTTGACACCGCGATTCAAGGTGAGATCCCCGGTCTGACAGTGACTCAGCAGGATGATGCTTCCCTCACCAATGAATCCTTTGGTCAATTGGTCAAAGACTTCAATGGTAAAGCCAATATCATCAAACTGTGGGTGGCCGGTTTCCCACCCATGGAGCGCCGTCAGGCGGCTTACCAGACGCTGCTGAAACAGAATCCGGGTATTAATGAGTTGGAGTCTATCGGTGCTGTCTCTTCGGATGTTCAAGGGGATACCGCCAATAAAGTGGGTGCGGTATTGGCGAAATACCCGAAAGGCAAAATTGACGCGATCTGGGGCACTTGGGATGCATTTTCTCAAGGCGCTTATAAAGCCTTACAAGAGAATGGCCGTACCGAAATCAAACTGTACAGCATTGATATCTCGAATCAGGATCTGCAACTGATGCGCGAAGCCAATAGTCCGTGGAAAGTCAGTGTCGCCGTAGACCCTAAACTGATCGGTGCCGTGAACTTGCGTCTAATTGCCAAGAAAATTGCGGGTGAAGCCACACCTGCCAGCTATGAGTTCCGCGCCGCCTCCATTCCTCAAGCATTGCTAGCCAGCCAACCCGGCCCGGTTAACGTGGCAGGTTTGAGTAAAATCATTCCCGGCTGGGGCCAGTCTGATGACTTCAACTCACCCTGGTTTGCCACCCTTGCGGCTAAAAACGCGCAGTAA
- the metG gene encoding methionine--tRNA ligase: MAQVAKKILVTCALPYANGSIHLGHMLEHIQADIWVRFQRMRGNQVHFICADDAHGTPIMLKAQQLGIEPEQMIAEMSQEHQQDFAGFAISYDNYHSTHSDENRELSSLIYSRLKANGYIKNRTISQLYDPEKGMFLPDRFVKGTCPKCKAPDQYGDNCEVCGATYSPTELIDPKSAVSGATPVMRESKHFFFDLPAFSEMLQAWTRSGALQEQVANKMQEWFESGLQQWDITRDAPYFGFEVPDAPGKYFYVWLDAPIGYMGAFKNLCDKRGDLDFDEFWREGAETDLYHFIGKDIVYFHSLFWPAMLEGSNFRKPTNLFVHGYVTVNGAKMSKSRGTFIKAGTYLKHLDADCLRYYYAAKLSSRIDDIDLNLEDFVQRVNADIVNKVVNLASRNAGFINKRFAGKLADQLADPALYKTFTDAAVSIADAYNSRESSKAIREIMALADVANRYIDEQAPWVVAKEEGRDAELQAICSMGINLFRVLMTYLKPVLPSLNERTEAFLNTELTWDSIEQPLLGHQINGFKALFNRIDLDKVNEMVASSKEDMAATVVATGPLADDPIQEVISFDDFAKVDMRIALIQQAEFVEGSDKLLKLTLDIGGETRQVFSGIRSAYPDPKVLEGRLTMMVANLAPRKMRFGISEGMVMAAGPGGKDIFLLSPDAGAQPGMQVK; the protein is encoded by the coding sequence ATGGCTCAAGTCGCGAAAAAAATATTGGTGACGTGCGCGCTACCATACGCTAACGGTTCTATTCATCTCGGTCACATGCTCGAGCACATCCAGGCAGACATCTGGGTCCGTTTCCAGCGAATGCGCGGCAACCAGGTTCATTTTATCTGTGCAGATGATGCTCACGGCACTCCAATCATGTTGAAAGCTCAGCAATTGGGTATCGAACCGGAGCAGATGATTGCCGAAATGAGCCAGGAGCACCAACAGGATTTCGCCGGTTTCGCTATCAGTTATGATAACTATCACTCCACCCACAGTGATGAAAACCGTGAACTGTCGAGCCTGATATACAGCCGCCTGAAGGCAAACGGCTATATCAAGAATCGCACTATCTCTCAGCTCTATGATCCTGAGAAAGGCATGTTCCTGCCCGATCGTTTTGTTAAAGGCACCTGCCCGAAGTGTAAAGCGCCAGATCAATATGGCGACAACTGCGAAGTCTGCGGCGCGACCTACAGCCCGACTGAGCTTATTGATCCAAAATCTGCCGTTTCCGGTGCCACACCGGTGATGCGCGAATCTAAGCACTTCTTCTTTGACCTACCTGCATTCAGCGAGATGCTGCAAGCCTGGACGCGTTCTGGCGCACTGCAAGAGCAAGTTGCCAACAAAATGCAGGAGTGGTTTGAATCAGGCCTGCAACAGTGGGATATCACCCGCGATGCACCCTATTTTGGTTTTGAAGTGCCTGATGCACCGGGTAAATATTTCTACGTGTGGCTAGATGCCCCTATCGGTTATATGGGGGCGTTTAAAAACCTGTGTGACAAACGGGGTGATTTGGACTTCGATGAGTTCTGGCGTGAAGGCGCTGAAACCGATCTTTATCACTTCATCGGTAAAGACATCGTTTACTTCCATAGCCTGTTCTGGCCGGCGATGCTGGAGGGCAGTAACTTCCGCAAACCCACCAATCTGTTCGTCCATGGTTATGTCACGGTCAACGGCGCAAAAATGTCGAAATCCCGTGGCACATTCATCAAAGCGGGTACTTACCTAAAGCATCTGGATGCCGATTGCCTGCGTTATTACTATGCCGCGAAGCTCTCCTCCCGCATTGATGATATCGATTTGAATCTGGAAGATTTCGTCCAGCGCGTTAACGCCGACATCGTCAACAAAGTGGTGAATCTGGCCTCCCGTAATGCCGGTTTTATCAACAAACGTTTTGCCGGCAAGTTAGCTGACCAACTGGCAGATCCCGCGCTGTATAAAACCTTCACCGATGCAGCTGTCAGCATTGCTGATGCCTACAACAGCCGCGAATCAAGCAAAGCAATCCGTGAGATCATGGCGCTGGCTGATGTTGCCAACCGCTATATTGATGAGCAAGCGCCGTGGGTGGTGGCGAAAGAAGAGGGCCGTGACGCCGAGCTGCAAGCCATCTGCTCTATGGGCATCAACTTGTTCCGCGTGCTGATGACTTATCTGAAACCGGTATTGCCATCCCTCAATGAGCGTACTGAGGCTTTCCTCAATACCGAATTGACGTGGGATAGCATCGAACAACCGCTGCTGGGCCATCAGATTAATGGCTTTAAAGCGCTGTTTAACCGTATCGATTTGGACAAGGTGAACGAGATGGTCGCCTCTTCTAAAGAAGATATGGCGGCAACCGTGGTGGCAACTGGCCCATTAGCCGATGACCCGATTCAGGAAGTTATCAGTTTCGATGATTTTGCTAAAGTGGATATGCGTATCGCACTGATTCAACAAGCAGAATTTGTCGAAGGCTCCGATAAATTGCTAAAACTGACACTGGATATCGGTGGCGAAACCCGTCAGGTATTCTCTGGCATTCGCTCGGCGTACCCGGATCCAAAAGTGTTGGAAGGCCGTTTGACCATGATGGTAGCAAACCTGGCTCCACGCAAAATGCGCTTCGGTATTTCTGAAGGCATGGTGATGGCAGCCGGCCCTGGCGGCAAGGATATCTTCCTGCTCAGCCCAGACGCTGGCGCTCAGCCGGGTATGCAAGTGAAGTAA
- the apbC gene encoding iron-sulfur cluster carrier protein ApbC, whose amino-acid sequence MSQKSPEQTTADLLQSQISKVLTAFSHPTLQKDLGTLRAIHHCALLDNVLHIELVMPFAWQFGFDVLKESVSEELLAVTGAKAIDWKLSHNITTLKRANDQPGIKGVRNILAVSSGKGGVGKSSTAVNLALALAEEGAKVGILDADIYGPSIPNMLGTMNQRPTSPDGKHMAPIMAHGLATNSIGYLVTDENAMVWRGPMASKALMQMLQDTLWPDLDYLVIDMPPGTGDIQLTLSQNIPVTGALVVTTPQDIALIDAMKGIVMFEKVHVPVLGIVENMSMHICSNCGHLEPIFGTGGAEKLAQKYHCKLLGQIPLHISLREDLDRGEPTVVSHPDSEFADIYRQLASNVAAEMYWQGEAIPTEISFRAV is encoded by the coding sequence ATGAGCCAAAAATCCCCTGAGCAGACCACCGCCGATCTGCTGCAATCACAAATTTCAAAGGTTCTTACCGCCTTTAGCCACCCAACCCTGCAAAAGGATCTCGGCACGTTGCGCGCCATTCATCACTGTGCCTTATTGGACAATGTGCTCCATATTGAGCTGGTGATGCCTTTTGCCTGGCAGTTTGGTTTTGATGTATTGAAAGAGAGCGTCAGTGAAGAGTTGCTGGCGGTGACAGGTGCTAAAGCTATTGACTGGAAGTTGTCCCACAACATCACCACGCTAAAACGTGCCAATGACCAGCCGGGCATCAAAGGGGTGCGCAATATTCTGGCGGTCAGCTCCGGCAAAGGCGGTGTAGGGAAATCGAGTACCGCAGTGAATCTGGCGCTAGCATTGGCGGAGGAGGGGGCGAAAGTCGGTATTCTGGATGCTGATATTTATGGCCCGTCGATCCCGAACATGCTGGGCACTATGAATCAGCGGCCAACCTCACCTGATGGCAAGCATATGGCGCCGATTATGGCCCATGGTCTGGCGACTAACTCCATCGGCTATCTGGTGACTGACGAGAACGCCATGGTGTGGCGCGGCCCAATGGCCAGTAAGGCCTTGATGCAGATGCTACAAGATACCCTATGGCCGGATCTGGATTATCTGGTGATTGATATGCCGCCGGGGACCGGTGATATTCAACTGACTCTTTCGCAAAACATTCCGGTGACAGGCGCGCTGGTGGTGACAACACCACAAGATATCGCCTTGATAGATGCCATGAAGGGCATTGTAATGTTCGAGAAAGTTCATGTGCCAGTGCTGGGTATCGTGGAGAATATGAGCATGCATATTTGCAGCAATTGCGGCCATCTGGAGCCTATTTTCGGTACTGGTGGTGCAGAGAAACTGGCGCAGAAATACCATTGCAAGTTGTTGGGTCAAATCCCACTGCATATCTCACTGCGCGAAGACCTTGATCGTGGCGAACCAACGGTTGTTAGCCATCCTGACAGTGAATTTGCTGACATCTACCGCCAGTTAGCCTCCAATGTTGCCGCAGAAATGTACTGGCAAGGTGAAGCGATCCCAACGGAAATATCATTCCGCGCAGTATAG
- the udk gene encoding uridine kinase, with translation MTDKAHQCVIIGIAGASASGKSLIASTLYRELRDQVGDQHIGVIPEDGYYKDQSHLSMEERVKTNYDHPSAMDHNLLLEHLQSLKAGKSVELPLYSYTEHTRKKETVHLEPKKVIILEGILLLTDIRLRQEMNFSIFVDTPLDICLMRRMKRDVNERGRSMDSVMAQYQKTVRPMFLQFIEPSKQYADIIVPRGGKNRIAIDILKAKISQFFE, from the coding sequence ATGACTGACAAAGCACACCAGTGCGTCATTATTGGGATAGCCGGTGCCTCTGCCTCCGGTAAAAGTCTTATCGCCAGCACCTTGTATCGTGAATTGCGCGATCAGGTCGGTGACCAACATATTGGTGTCATCCCTGAAGATGGTTATTACAAAGATCAGAGTCATCTGTCGATGGAAGAGCGGGTTAAAACCAACTATGACCACCCCAGCGCCATGGACCACAACTTATTGCTGGAACATTTGCAATCGTTGAAAGCGGGTAAGTCCGTTGAATTACCGCTTTACAGCTACACTGAGCACACCCGTAAAAAAGAGACCGTCCATTTAGAGCCGAAAAAAGTCATTATTCTGGAAGGGATCTTGCTGCTAACCGATATTCGCCTGCGCCAAGAGATGAACTTTTCTATCTTTGTCGACACGCCATTAGATATCTGCCTGATGCGCCGGATGAAGCGTGATGTTAATGAACGCGGCCGCTCAATGGATTCAGTTATGGCTCAATACCAGAAAACTGTGCGCCCAATGTTTCTGCAATTTATCGAACCCTCCAAACAATATGCTGACATTATTGTTCCGCGTGGCGGCAAGAACCGAATTGCGATCGATATTCTAAAAGCGAAAATCAGTCAGTTCTTTGAGTAA
- the dcd gene encoding dCTP deaminase: MRLCDRDIEAWLDNGKLGIDPRPPVERINGATVDVRLGNQFRVFTGHTAAFIDLSGPKDEVSAALERVMSDEINLPEGEAFFLHPGELALAVTLESVTIPDDLVGWLDGRSSLARLGLMVHVTAHRIDPGWQGKIVLEFYNSGKLPLALRPGMLIGALSFEPLSGPAARPYNSRQDAKYRGQQGAVASRIDKD; this comes from the coding sequence ATGAGACTGTGCGATCGTGACATAGAAGCTTGGCTGGACAACGGTAAATTGGGTATTGATCCTCGTCCACCGGTAGAACGTATCAATGGTGCCACGGTCGATGTTCGCTTAGGTAATCAGTTTCGTGTTTTCACCGGCCACACGGCGGCATTTATTGACTTAAGCGGCCCGAAAGATGAAGTCAGCGCCGCGCTAGAACGGGTCATGAGTGATGAGATCAATCTGCCAGAAGGGGAGGCATTCTTCCTGCATCCGGGGGAGTTGGCACTAGCGGTGACGTTGGAGTCAGTAACTATCCCCGATGATCTGGTCGGCTGGCTTGATGGTCGCTCCTCATTAGCCCGCCTTGGGCTGATGGTGCATGTGACGGCACACCGCATTGATCCCGGTTGGCAAGGCAAGATCGTGCTGGAGTTCTATAATTCAGGTAAATTGCCGTTGGCGCTGCGCCCAGGAATGCTCATTGGCGCACTGAGTTTTGAACCACTCTCCGGCCCGGCCGCCCGCCCTTACAATAGCCGTCAGGATGCAAAATATCGAGGTCAACAAGGTGCTGTGGCCAGTAGGATTGATAAAGACTAG